The Thermovenabulum gondwanense genomic interval TCGGAGCCTTTAATTCTCCATTTTTGACCATCTCATTAAAAGCAAGAGCGGCTTTAGCCCTTTCACCGTATCTTAGCCAGCATATTCTGGCCGGAAGGCCTTGAAAAGCCACTTTTTCTTTTGCAAGTTTCAGCCATTTTGCTAAATGTTTATCTTCCGGGAATAATTCCAGTACCTTTTCATCGGTCCTGTATATATCTTCGGGGTCTCCGGAAAGGGCTGCCCAGCGGAAGGGCCCGCTGCCTTCACAGAAAAGATCCCTAATAAATTCGGGAACGTACCCCAAAATTTCAAAAGCATCCGTAACTCCGGTATCATAAGCCTGTCTCCTCAAATTATTACCGTATTCAAAAACTATTGCACCTCGTTTTTTCATATCCAGCATTGCTCTAACATGTACCGCCATACTCTCCTTGGCCTTTTGAATATATAACTTTGGATTTGTTTTTCTAAGTTCTACGGCTTCTTCAAGGGTCATTCCGGCAGGAACATAACCGTTTAAAGGATCATGAGCAGAAGTTTGATCGGTTACCACATCGGGAATAATGCCTCTTTTAACCAGTTCGGGATGTACTTCTGCTGCATTCCCTACCAGGCCAATGGAAATCGCTCTTTTTTCTTCTTTTGCCTTTAATGCAATACTTAAAGCCTCATCCAAATTATCCACCATTATATCGCAATACCTTGTTTTTATCCTTTTTTCAATTCTGTTTCTATCTACTTCCACTACAAGAGCTACACCGTCATTCATGGTTATAGCTAAAGGCTGTGCACCGCCCATGCCACCCATACCGGCCGTTAATACTAATTTTCCTTTTAGCGAGCCACCAAAATATTTGTTAGCACAGGCTGCGAAGGTTTCATAGGTCCCCTGAACGATACCCTGTGTTCCTATATAAATCCAGCTTCCGGCAGTCATTTGGCCGTACATCGTAAGACCTTTTTTCTCAAGGTCCCAAAAAGTCTCCCAGTTTGCCCAGGCAGGGACGAGCATGGCATTGGATATAAGCACTCTCGGTGCCATAGGGTGAGTTTTAAAAATGCCAACGGGCTTTCCCGACTGTATTAATAAGGTCTCGTCGTTTTCGAGATTTTTTAACGCTTCTACAATCTTATCAAAGCATTCCCAGTTTCTCGCAGCTTTACCCGCTCCTCCGTATACCACCAAATCTTCTGGCCTTTCGGCTACTTCAGGATCCAAGTTATTCATAAGCATCCTCATGGCTGCTTCCTGATGCCAGCCCTTGCAGGTCAGTTTATTACCCCTTGGGGCGCGAATTAACCTTTCCATTTTATTACCTCCCAAATAAACATAAATTTTACATATATATTGTTATTTCACAAAAAATATTTTGTTTTTTATAATTTCTCTATTTATACTTTTTTCTCCTCTAAAAAAAATTTATCCTTCTGGGAATTTTTTGCTTTCCTTAAATTTTTTCGGCGATACTCCCACTTCCTTTTTAAAAACCTTTCCAAAGTAATTGGGATCATTATAGCCAACGCTTTTCCCTACTTCTTTAATACTCAAATTGGTAGTTGATAAAAGGTAAAGAGCCTTTTCTATACGAATTTTTGTCAGATAGTCTATAAAATTCATTCCAGTGAAGTTCTTAAATTCATGACTGAGGTAAAAAGGGCTTAGATGAACATAATTGGACACTTCTTCTAATGTTATATTTTTTCTGTAATTTTTTCTTATGTATTCCAGAGCTTTTTCAAAAGCTTGCAGGTTTACCCTTTTTCGAATATTAAAAATTTCATCGATAATATTCCCTACATAATCCTTTACATGTTTTTCGAGTTCAAGAATATTGTCGCATTTTAACACTCCTTCAAAACATTCATTACAAAAGCCGGCAATTTTCTCCTTCTCCACTCCGATTTCCAGTGCCAGTTTAAGTGTCAGCGATAAAATTTCTATTATTCTGCTTTTTATACTGAAAGGATTGTTCATTTTATTATATTTTATCGCATTCAATAATTCATCTATAAGATTAAAGCTTCCTTCTTTATCACAGCTCAAAATTTTTACCGATAAATTTGATTCGATCTCTATTGTAAATACTCCAATTTCATCCCTCTGGGGGTAAATATCAGAAAAATGTATTATCTGACTTTGTCCTAAATAAAATTTACTTTCAAGAGCTTCCAGGGCTTCTTTTAGGGAAAGATGAAGATTGTCTAAATTTTTATATCTGGTCCCTATTCCAATGGATACCAAAACCCCTGTAATTTTTTCTATGCTATCTTTTATCTTTTCTGCTAATATAATTGTCCGGATTTTCTCTTCTTCTTCAAAATAATTTAACTTAAAAACAGCAGCATACTTTTGTTCATCCAATTCTACAAAGTAGCCGTTTTCACCTTTTATAATATTTTCTATTGCCGTCATCAATTTTTTTCGTAAAGCCCTTTTCTGGGCTTCACTTTTATTCATCGTCTCCGTGTAATAATTGTCATGGTTTATTACCAGCACCGTATTTGGTATAATTTTTATATTCATTTTTTTCAAAAGGTACCATATTTCTTTTACGTTATCTAAACTGTTTAATAAAAGATCTTTTAAAAAACCTTTTCTGGCAAATTCTAAAATTTTGTCGTCTTCCATAGGCGATTTCTCCTTCAAGATATAACTTTCGCCGTAAACAGGGTGCTTTTTACTATTTCTTTTGCTTTGTCATATCCGGCATCGGCGTATCTTATCACTCCCAGCTGCGCATCAGCCTGAAGGGCTCTTTCAAGCCTGAAATCTGCTTCCTTCGAGCCATCGGCAATAATGGTCATCCCTGAATGTATTGAATAGCCTATTCCTACTCCTCCACCCTGAAACACACCCACCAAAGTCGCTCCGCAACCAGCATTCAACATTGCGTTTAATACAGGCCAGTCAGCTATGGCATCGCTTCCATCCTTCATATTTTCCGTCTCTCTGTAAGGAGATGCCATTGACGCAGCATCCATATGATCCCTTGTAATTGCAACAGGTGCCTTTAATTCACCCGATTTAACCATTTCGTTAATAATTTTTCCAAACAAAGCCCTTTCATAAAAGTTCAGCCAGCACACCCTTGAGGGAAGACCGTGAAAGGAAAATCTCTTTTCTACAAAGTCTATCCAATCTACAATTTTCCTATCGTTTTTGAATAATGTAAGCAGAACTTCGTCGGTTCTATATATATCCTCCGGGTCACCTGAAAGAGCTACCCATCGGAAGGGACCACGACCTTCAAAAAACAAAGGCCTTATATACTCGGAAGCAAAGTTTGGAATTATATTAAACGCATCTATCCCTGAAATTTTCCCCTGCTCTCTAATATTGTTCCCGTATTCGAACACCACCGAACCCTTATCTTTAAATTCCACCATCGCCTTTACATGTCTTATAATTGTGTTCCTGAACATCTCTTCGTATTTCACCGGATCCGTTTCCCGCAGTGATGAGGCTTCCTCCGGGAGGATCCCGGAAGGAATATAACTTTTCCGGTCATGAGCAGGAGTTTGATCCGTCACCACATCGGGAATAAATCCCATTTCAAAGAGTTTTTCATAAATATCGGCAGCATTGCCGAGCAAACCTATGGAAATCGGTTCCCCTCTTTCTTTGTATTCTACCGCTATATCAATAGCATCTTCCACAGAAAAAACCATTATATCTATGACATTAGAAAGCAACCTTTTCTTAATAACATTTTTATCTACTTCAGCTATAATCGCAATTCCTTTTAATCCGGTTATAGCAAGGGGCTGGGCGCTACCCATTTCTCCAAGTCCTGAAGTAAGCACAATTTTTTTTCTTAGGCAGCCGTTAAAATGTTTTAAAGCCACCTGTAAAAAGGTTTCCCAGGTGCCCTGCAAAATTCCCTGTGTTCCTATAAAAGCCCAGGACCCGGCGGTAGATTGTCCGTAGGAGGTAAGCCCTTTTTTTTCTAATTCGTAAAAAGTCTCCCAGGTTGCCCATTTGGGGACAAGTAATGCCCCGGCCATCACTACTCGTGGAGAAAAATCAAAGGTTTTAAAAACCCCTACGGGTTTACCTGACTGTATTAAAAGGGTTTCATCATTTTCCAAATTCTTCAAAGTTCCTATTATTGTTTCAAGACATTCCCAATTTCTTGCAACCTTTCCTCTTCCCCCGTAAGCAATTAGATCCTTGGGCTTTTTGGCGATATCGGGATCAAGACAGTTCAGGAGGAGCCTTAAAAGCCCCTCCTGCTGCCAGCTTTTGCAATGAAGTTTTTTTCCTGTAGGTGATTTAATAACTGACATAGGAATCATCCTTTTTTATTAGAATAAAATCATCGCTATTATAGCAGCAAAAATAATCGAAAGTATGGTTCTTTCCAACCAGATAGTTAAAATCTCAGTAAGATTTAAAGGTATTTCTGTGGATAAAATACAAGGTATGGAAGCCGAGAAGAAAAGGATAGAAGATATGGATACAACCCCCACCACAAATTTTGTTATAATAGGCGCTTCTACAGCAAGCATAGCCGGGAGGAACATTTCAGCAATTTCTACTGCACAGGCTTTTGCCGCCAAAAATGGCTGCGGTAGTTGCAAAATTAATGTAAAAGGATAAAAAATCCATCCTATTACATCAAAAATGGGAGTATACATTGCAAGGATTAGTCCAAGAAAACCAACCGACATAATTGTAGGTAAAATTGATGTGGCCATCCTGAAACCATCTTTCAAATTTTTTACTATATTTTCCAAAATATTTGGGGCCTCCGATGCGGATTTGAGAGCTTCTTCCCAGGCAATTGCTAAAAGGTTACCATTTACCTCTTTTTCCGGATTGGGGGTCCCTACATATTCATCCTGTTTTTTCGATAATGGCCAAATCCTTGCAGTAATTGCAGTCACCAAAAACGTTACGATAAAGGTTACCCAGAAAAATGTGTTCCACATATCCATCAGTTTTAAAGTCTTTGCAACTATTATCATAAAGGTAGCCGAAACAGTTGAAAATCCCGTCGCAATAATCGCCGCTTCTTTTATCGTATATTTTCCTTCTTTAAATACTTTATTGGTGATTAAAAGAGCAATGGAATAACTTCCTACAAAAGAAGCAACCGCATCAATAGCAGATCTACCCGGTGTTTTGAACAATATCCTCATTACGGGACGCAAAAAAGTTCCTACAAACTCCATAAGCCCATATCCTACTAAAAATGCTAAAAATACCGAACCTATGGGAACTATTAATCCTACGGGAACTACCAGTTTGTTTAGCAAAAAAGGCCCTACATTGGGATCCATCATCCATTTAGGCCCTGCTTTAAAATATACTATTAACGCAATTATAATTCCAGCTATTTTAAAAATAGAAAAAACGAGGTCAACTTTAGACTTTTTGTATATTCCATTTATCCAGGGCATGATAGCTCCTATAGCAGTTACTATTAAAGCGTAAATTAATGCAGGTTTTGCTAAGTTTTGTCTGATCCATGTCACAATATGGTCGATCGGAATAGAAGAGCTACCCTTTACATTGATCGGAATGAAAAACATAAAAAAGCCGATTGTACTGTAAATTAAAAACCTCAGGGCTGAACCGGATTTATTCATAAATTCCCTCCTTTTAATAATTTTTAAAAATATATCTATATTTTCTATATTTTATATTCAAAAACCTCTATTTTTTATTGCTATAAATTAGTATTATTTTGCTTTAGATAATTAGTATAAAAAAATTTGCAGCGAATTATCGCTGCAGATTTTAAAAATTTGTTATTTCTCTAATAATCTTCGAAAATAAAGGTGCTGCATTGGAAGGCCCAGAGCCACCTCTTTCCAGTAAGATTGAAACAACATATTCAGGTTGGTCATAGGGATAATATCCCACAAACCACGCATGTGTAGTATTATCCCCCAATTCAGCGGTGCCGGTTTTACCCGCACTTTTGCTTTCTCCCGGTAAATTTGCCTTAACGGCACTTCCATACAGGCATGCAGCCCTTAAAGTTTCCTTAATTTTATCAGCGTTTTCCTTTGAAATTACTCTATTCCCTCTATAATCTACGAACCTATCGTCAAAAACGACCTCCCCGTCCTTGTTTATTATTTTTTTTACCACATGAGGATTTATTTCCTGCCCGTCATTCACTATTGTCAACATCATTTTAGCTACCTGGATAGGAGTTATCTGAATCTTTCCCTGCCCAATCGATATATTTCCTAAATCCTGATAGTAGAGCGATTTAGGATCCGGTACATTCCCCGGTTTTTCCTCGGGAATTTCATCAAGAACTTTTTCTCCTAAACCATATTTTTTAGCATATTCGATTATTTTCTCCTTTCCTACTCTCCGTCCTAATTCTATAAAAACAACATTACAGGAATATGCAAGGGCATCCCTTAAAGTGATTTGACCATGTCCACCGTTTTTGTAACTGGTACACTTAAAAATATTACCCCCTACTTTTATAAAACCCGGGCAGTTAAAAACCTCATTCAGGTCTGAAAGCTTTTCTTCTAAGGCAGCAGAAAGTACCACCAACTTAAACACAGAACCGGGAATGTACGGCATTAATGCTCTATTTAATAATGGAGAATCGGGATCGTTGAGAAAGTTTTCTACAAATTTTTGTTTGAAGTTGGGGCGACTGGCCATTGCAAGTATCTCTCCTGTTTTTGCATCCAGCACCACGACGGCACCCTTTTTAACTTCCTCATCCATTATTTCTTCTATTTTCTTTTGAATTTTTTCATCTATTGTTAAATATACTCCCCAGTTGTTTTTATCCTTTTCCCTTATCGACCCTTTTATGGGTTGACCTATGCCGTCAAAAAAAATTTCTTCATTTTTTTTTGACTGGCTTAAAATAGCATCGTATTTTTTTTCTATACCGCTTTTTCCAGCTAAACCGATAAGGTGAGTAGCTAAAGCTTCCTCTCCGTACCTTTCGATTTCATTATAAATTACTATTCCCGGACTAATTTTTTCCAGTTTCTCCAAAATATTAATTTTTTGAGGTTCAGTAATTTTGATAAAAGGTTGTTTAAAATCATCAGCTTTTATGATTTCTCCTTCTATTAATAGATTCTTTTCATCATCTTTTAGCCAACCAGGTGATATAAAAGCAACTTTTTTTCTTTCCGTATCCAGTAAAAGAACACCATTTCTTGAAAAAATTCCACCCCTTGTAGATTTTAATTCAGGTCTCATCCACTGGGATAAAGCTTTCTCATACAGGTAAGGCCTTTCGACGATTTGTATAAAAAACAACCTTAACACAAGGATCAGCACCAGCATCAGGAAGACTCTATATAAAAAATAAAACCTATCCTTTTGCATAAATATCACCAAAAGGTAGGTTTTCCTCTAATTGTTAAAATTATTCAGCCGGTTTTCGTAATATATCATAGGGCTTAAGGGGAATCTCCGCTTCTATCTGGAAAATTTGCTTTGGATGAGGCGCATTTAAGATTTCATTACCTTCCACGTCCCACATTTTATTTATAACAAAGCTATAACTTTCTCTATCAGGACTTAATATTTCAACTTCATCACCTAATTTTACCGGATTTCTTTGCTCAATAATAGCTTTTTTAGTTTTTTCGTCGTAATCCTTTACCAATCCTACAAATTCATACTCATTTATATAACTGCTTGTAGAATAAATCTGGGCATTCACATCCGGTTTTCCAAAATAAAAACCATGGGTATATTCTCTGTGAGTAATTTTTAAAAGCTCCCTTTTCCACACATCTTTAAAAACAAAGCCATCAGGGTTTTTTACTGCAATATCCAATGCCTCTCTGTAAAGTTTTGTTATTTGTGCAACATAGTGAAGACTTTTCATCCTGCCTTCTATTTTTAGACTGTCTATTTTAACATCCAAAATTTCGGGAATTTTATCCAGCATGCATAAATCTTTTGAATTGAGAATGTAGGTGCCTCTTTCATCCTCAAAAATGGGGAAATACTGCCCCGGTCTTTTTTCTTCTACGAGGAAGTATTTGTACCTGCACGGATGAGCGCATTCCCCGCGGTTAGCATCGCGAAAGGTCAGGTAATTACTTAAAAGACATCTTCCCGAATAAGATATACACATGGACCCATGAACAAAAATTTCCAATTCCAGGGTTTCGGGTACTCTTTCTCTTATCTCTTTTATTTCTCGTAAACTCAACTCCCTGGCAAGTATTATTCTATTTACACCCATATTATGCCAGAATAAACAGCTTTTCCAGTTGGTAGAATTAGCCTGGGTGCTAAG includes:
- the hutU gene encoding urocanate hydratase — protein: MERLIRAPRGNKLTCKGWHQEAAMRMLMNNLDPEVAERPEDLVVYGGAGKAARNWECFDKIVEALKNLENDETLLIQSGKPVGIFKTHPMAPRVLISNAMLVPAWANWETFWDLEKKGLTMYGQMTAGSWIYIGTQGIVQGTYETFAACANKYFGGSLKGKLVLTAGMGGMGGAQPLAITMNDGVALVVEVDRNRIEKRIKTRYCDIMVDNLDEALSIALKAKEEKRAISIGLVGNAAEVHPELVKRGIIPDVVTDQTSAHDPLNGYVPAGMTLEEAVELRKTNPKLYIQKAKESMAVHVRAMLDMKKRGAIVFEYGNNLRRQAYDTGVTDAFEILGYVPEFIRDLFCEGSGPFRWAALSGDPEDIYRTDEKVLELFPEDKHLAKWLKLAKEKVAFQGLPARICWLRYGERAKAALAFNEMVKNGELKAPIVIGRDHHDTGSVASPYRETEAMKDGSDAIADWPILNALLNVASGASWVSVHHGGGVGIGYSIHAGVVVVADGTEDSALRISRVLNNDPGTGVMRHADAGYDIAIRTAKEKGIKMPMLK
- a CDS encoding helix-turn-helix domain-containing protein produces the protein MEDDKILEFARKGFLKDLLLNSLDNVKEIWYLLKKMNIKIIPNTVLVINHDNYYTETMNKSEAQKRALRKKLMTAIENIIKGENGYFVELDEQKYAAVFKLNYFEEEEKIRTIILAEKIKDSIEKITGVLVSIGIGTRYKNLDNLHLSLKEALEALESKFYLGQSQIIHFSDIYPQRDEIGVFTIEIESNLSVKILSCDKEGSFNLIDELLNAIKYNKMNNPFSIKSRIIEILSLTLKLALEIGVEKEKIAGFCNECFEGVLKCDNILELEKHVKDYVGNIIDEIFNIRKRVNLQAFEKALEYIRKNYRKNITLEEVSNYVHLSPFYLSHEFKNFTGMNFIDYLTKIRIEKALYLLSTTNLSIKEVGKSVGYNDPNYFGKVFKKEVGVSPKKFKESKKFPEG
- the hutU gene encoding urocanate hydratase; translated protein: MSVIKSPTGKKLHCKSWQQEGLLRLLLNCLDPDIAKKPKDLIAYGGRGKVARNWECLETIIGTLKNLENDETLLIQSGKPVGVFKTFDFSPRVVMAGALLVPKWATWETFYELEKKGLTSYGQSTAGSWAFIGTQGILQGTWETFLQVALKHFNGCLRKKIVLTSGLGEMGSAQPLAITGLKGIAIIAEVDKNVIKKRLLSNVIDIMVFSVEDAIDIAVEYKERGEPISIGLLGNAADIYEKLFEMGFIPDVVTDQTPAHDRKSYIPSGILPEEASSLRETDPVKYEEMFRNTIIRHVKAMVEFKDKGSVVFEYGNNIREQGKISGIDAFNIIPNFASEYIRPLFFEGRGPFRWVALSGDPEDIYRTDEVLLTLFKNDRKIVDWIDFVEKRFSFHGLPSRVCWLNFYERALFGKIINEMVKSGELKAPVAITRDHMDAASMASPYRETENMKDGSDAIADWPVLNAMLNAGCGATLVGVFQGGGVGIGYSIHSGMTIIADGSKEADFRLERALQADAQLGVIRYADAGYDKAKEIVKSTLFTAKVIS
- a CDS encoding YjiH family protein, with the protein product MNKSGSALRFLIYSTIGFFMFFIPINVKGSSSIPIDHIVTWIRQNLAKPALIYALIVTAIGAIMPWINGIYKKSKVDLVFSIFKIAGIIIALIVYFKAGPKWMMDPNVGPFLLNKLVVPVGLIVPIGSVFLAFLVGYGLMEFVGTFLRPVMRILFKTPGRSAIDAVASFVGSYSIALLITNKVFKEGKYTIKEAAIIATGFSTVSATFMIIVAKTLKLMDMWNTFFWVTFIVTFLVTAITARIWPLSKKQDEYVGTPNPEKEVNGNLLAIAWEEALKSASEAPNILENIVKNLKDGFRMATSILPTIMSVGFLGLILAMYTPIFDVIGWIFYPFTLILQLPQPFLAAKACAVEIAEMFLPAMLAVEAPIITKFVVGVVSISSILFFSASIPCILSTEIPLNLTEILTIWLERTILSIIFAAIIAMILF
- a CDS encoding peptidoglycan D,D-transpeptidase FtsI family protein; amino-acid sequence: MLVLILVLRLFFIQIVERPYLYEKALSQWMRPELKSTRGGIFSRNGVLLLDTERKKVAFISPGWLKDDEKNLLIEGEIIKADDFKQPFIKITEPQKINILEKLEKISPGIVIYNEIERYGEEALATHLIGLAGKSGIEKKYDAILSQSKKNEEIFFDGIGQPIKGSIREKDKNNWGVYLTIDEKIQKKIEEIMDEEVKKGAVVVLDAKTGEILAMASRPNFKQKFVENFLNDPDSPLLNRALMPYIPGSVFKLVVLSAALEEKLSDLNEVFNCPGFIKVGGNIFKCTSYKNGGHGQITLRDALAYSCNVVFIELGRRVGKEKIIEYAKKYGLGEKVLDEIPEEKPGNVPDPKSLYYQDLGNISIGQGKIQITPIQVAKMMLTIVNDGQEINPHVVKKIINKDGEVVFDDRFVDYRGNRVISKENADKIKETLRAACLYGSAVKANLPGESKSAGKTGTAELGDNTTHAWFVGYYPYDQPEYVVSILLERGGSGPSNAAPLFSKIIREITNF
- a CDS encoding peptidase U32 family protein — encoded protein: MKIPELLAPAGNLEKLKYAIYYGADAVYAGGKDFSLRAKADNFTLEELEEGIIFAHEKGKKVYVAINIFPHNEDIENLTSFIKNIAKMGADAFIISDPGVLMLVKELAPDIKIHLSTQANSTNWKSCLFWHNMGVNRIILARELSLREIKEIRERVPETLELEIFVHGSMCISYSGRCLLSNYLTFRDANRGECAHPCRYKYFLVEEKRPGQYFPIFEDERGTYILNSKDLCMLDKIPEILDVKIDSLKIEGRMKSLHYVAQITKLYREALDIAVKNPDGFVFKDVWKRELLKITHREYTHGFYFGKPDVNAQIYSTSSYINEYEFVGLVKDYDEKTKKAIIEQRNPVKLGDEVEILSPDRESYSFVINKMWDVEGNEILNAPHPKQIFQIEAEIPLKPYDILRKPAE